In the genome of Olsenella profusa DSM 13989, one region contains:
- a CDS encoding PTS transporter subunit EIIC produces the protein MFTPLMPAIAAAGLVKGVLTAVSLIFKQRGIDITTNDTYVLLYAAGQVIFYFLPIFLGYTAAKALRCNEIIAMVLGAFLRYPQVDKPIQDVGTATTIYGIPGVKATWTIGESTKVFSYTESVIPILLAFAGAANFAQGGAAPGVWLKTKSEEMRGVSLSVMISAVLVGITEPAIYGCNLRFKWPMACAIIAGAVGGAIMGFGNVFGDAFATNGVLTIFTYASFGIAQFVFYLVGCAVAFFGAAALTAVVGFEELTDEGMEV, from the coding sequence ATGTTCACGCCCCTCATGCCCGCCATCGCGGCGGCTGGCCTCGTCAAGGGCGTCCTCACGGCCGTCTCGCTGATCTTCAAGCAGCGGGGCATCGACATCACCACCAACGACACCTATGTGCTGCTGTATGCCGCCGGCCAGGTCATCTTCTACTTCCTGCCCATCTTCCTGGGCTATACGGCGGCCAAGGCGCTCAGGTGCAACGAGATCATCGCCATGGTCCTCGGGGCCTTCCTCCGCTATCCGCAGGTCGACAAGCCCATCCAGGATGTGGGAACGGCGACGACGATCTATGGCATCCCCGGCGTCAAGGCGACGTGGACGATCGGCGAGTCCACCAAGGTCTTCAGCTACACCGAATCCGTCATTCCCATCCTGCTCGCCTTTGCGGGCGCCGCCAACTTCGCGCAGGGCGGTGCAGCCCCCGGTGTGTGGCTCAAGACCAAGAGCGAGGAGATGAGGGGCGTCTCCCTGTCCGTCATGATCTCCGCCGTGCTCGTGGGCATCACCGAGCCTGCCATCTACGGCTGCAACCTGCGCTTCAAGTGGCCCATGGCCTGCGCCATCATAGCTGGTGCCGTGGGTGGGGCCATCATGGGCTTCGGCAACGTCTTTGGCGACGCCTTCGCCACCAACGGTGTGCTGACCATCTTCACGTACGCCTCCTTTGGTATCGCACAGTTCGTGTTCTACCTGGTCGGATGCGCCGTTGCGTTCTTTGGCGCCGCAGCCCTCACGGCCGTCGTGGGCTTTGAGGAGCTCACCGACGAGGGGATGGAGGTCTAG
- a CDS encoding glycoside hydrolase family 1 protein: MDGMGASFPQGSLWGASSSAFQVEGVWDEDGKGMTVADVDSFKRSDRQADTRIASDPYHRWREDIELMTQLGLKAYRFSIAWARIVPTGDGAVNPAGLAVYDQVIDCLLGHGIQPFMTLYHFDLPYALVEKYDGWADRRCALAFERYARICFEHFGDRVRYWQTINEQNLMVRVDARMNIDSPDPLEAARLRAQMDYHMFLAHTLVYRACHELVPGGQVGPAISSTCTYPLTNRPEDVWAARMNDHLKSVYAPNMYQSGHYDGLYLRYLRERGIVPRTFRGTARRLPRVAWTIWPSTTTARCARATFLLMVTIRPAPGPSAATR, from the coding sequence ATGGACGGTATGGGCGCGAGCTTTCCCCAAGGCTCCCTGTGGGGCGCATCGTCCTCTGCCTTTCAGGTGGAGGGGGTATGGGACGAGGATGGCAAGGGCATGACCGTCGCCGACGTCGACTCCTTCAAGCGCTCCGACCGGCAGGCCGACACCAGGATCGCCAGCGACCCCTATCATCGTTGGCGCGAGGACATCGAGCTCATGACGCAGCTGGGGCTCAAGGCGTACCGCTTCTCCATCGCGTGGGCGCGCATCGTGCCCACGGGTGACGGAGCGGTGAACCCCGCGGGCCTTGCCGTCTATGACCAGGTCATAGACTGCCTCCTTGGGCATGGGATACAGCCGTTCATGACGCTGTACCACTTCGATTTGCCCTACGCCCTGGTCGAGAAGTACGACGGCTGGGCCGACCGCCGCTGCGCCCTTGCCTTCGAGCGGTATGCGCGCATCTGCTTCGAGCACTTTGGCGACCGGGTGAGGTATTGGCAGACCATCAACGAGCAGAATCTCATGGTGCGCGTCGACGCGCGGATGAACATCGACAGCCCCGATCCCCTTGAGGCGGCTCGCCTGCGTGCCCAGATGGACTATCACATGTTCCTGGCGCACACCCTGGTGTACCGTGCCTGCCATGAGCTGGTTCCGGGGGGCCAGGTGGGCCCTGCCATCTCGTCCACATGCACGTATCCCCTGACCAACCGCCCCGAGGACGTATGGGCGGCGCGCATGAACGATCATCTCAAGAGCGTCTATGCGCCCAACATGTACCAGTCTGGCCACTACGATGGCCTCTACCTGCGCTATTTGAGGGAACGTGGCATTGTGCCGCGCACCTTCAGGGGGACGGCCAGACGCTTGCCGAGGGTGGCATGGACTATCTGGCCGTCAACTACTACCGCACGCTGTGCGCGAGCCACCTTCCTGCTGATGGTGACCATCCGGCCGGCTCCAGGGCCTTCCGCGGCAACGAGATAG
- a CDS encoding family 1 glycosylhydrolase: MDYLAVNYYRTLCASHLPADGDHPAGSRAFRGNEIDFDQYGWCRDERNESLAASEYGAQIDPMGLRIVPNDYHARYHVPMIVTEDGLGMADEVAPDGSVHDPYHIDYLRRHIEACALALGDGVELMGYSPWSFTDLLSSHQGFRKRYGFVYVDRDNGGEGSLARTLKDSFYWYQRVIASQGRDVLP, translated from the coding sequence ATGGACTATCTGGCCGTCAACTACTACCGCACGCTGTGCGCGAGCCACCTTCCTGCTGATGGTGACCATCCGGCCGGCTCCAGGGCCTTCCGCGGCAACGAGATAGACTTCGACCAGTATGGCTGGTGTCGTGACGAGAGGAACGAGAGCCTCGCGGCAAGCGAGTATGGGGCACAGATCGACCCGATGGGCCTACGCATCGTGCCCAACGACTACCATGCTCGCTACCACGTGCCCATGATCGTCACCGAGGACGGCCTGGGCATGGCGGACGAGGTCGCGCCCGATGGCTCCGTGCACGATCCCTATCACATCGACTACCTGCGGCGGCATATCGAGGCCTGCGCGCTGGCCCTGGGCGACGGTGTGGAACTCATGGGCTACTCGCCCTGGTCGTTCACTGACCTGCTGAGCTCGCACCAGGGCTTTCGCAAGCGCTATGGCTTCGTCTACGTCGATCGGGACAATGGGGGAGAGGGCAGCCTTGCGAGGACGCTCAAGGACAGCTTCTACTGGTATCAGAGGGTCATTGCGTCCCAGGGGAGGGACGTGCTCCCATAG
- a CDS encoding LacI family DNA-binding transcriptional regulator: MDGQRVTIRDVARAAHTSTATVSHYLNGKFDRMSQGTRRTVEQAIQELGYVPNAQARMLGNVKSGVIAVLLEDNTNAWAGRFVSGFETEAYGRGFQTVVCDTHFDPQVEHDYVEKMLSLGVDGFAIQPTKRYRAINERIKRARKPVVFYDFNLIDLTSTWVKTDLYGGVYDVTSSCIAKGYEEFVVLAANVEEMRTRSERLRGLSDALEEHGRPFRHIAISHQAPSLTELRHQFEYTLNPSRRTLVFCMHQWALARTYEALLSMRQLIPERVGLLGLNNAEWTRLASPSISTLVEPVEEEGKLACTMLAQLIAGEQAPQQRILPCAVNWLESTR, from the coding sequence ATGGATGGCCAGCGCGTGACCATACGAGACGTGGCGCGCGCGGCGCATACCTCCACCGCAACCGTCTCCCATTATCTCAATGGGAAGTTCGACCGCATGAGCCAAGGCACGCGCAGGACCGTCGAGCAGGCCATCCAAGAGCTCGGCTATGTGCCGAATGCACAGGCGCGCATGCTCGGGAACGTCAAGTCGGGGGTCATCGCCGTGCTCCTCGAGGACAACACCAATGCATGGGCCGGACGATTCGTCTCGGGCTTTGAGACCGAGGCATATGGACGCGGCTTTCAGACCGTCGTCTGTGACACGCACTTTGATCCTCAGGTGGAGCATGACTATGTCGAGAAGATGCTCTCGCTCGGGGTTGACGGGTTTGCCATACAGCCGACGAAGCGCTACCGCGCCATCAACGAGCGCATCAAGCGGGCGCGAAAGCCCGTGGTCTTCTATGACTTCAACCTCATCGACCTGACGAGCACCTGGGTGAAGACGGACCTCTACGGTGGCGTCTATGACGTCACCAGCTCATGCATCGCCAAGGGATACGAGGAGTTCGTGGTGCTGGCAGCGAATGTCGAGGAGATGCGCACCCGTTCCGAGCGCCTGCGGGGGCTGTCTGACGCGCTGGAGGAACACGGACGCCCCTTCCGGCATATCGCCATCTCCCATCAGGCGCCATCCCTCACCGAGCTGCGGCATCAGTTCGAATACACCCTCAACCCGTCCAGAAGAACCCTCGTCTTCTGCATGCACCAATGGGCCCTCGCCCGTACCTATGAGGCACTCCTCTCCATGCGCCAGCTCATTCCGGAGCGGGTCGGCCTCCTGGGGCTCAACAATGCCGAGTGGACCCGCCTCGCATCCCCCTCCATATCCACATTGGTCGAGCCCGTCGAGGAGGAAGGGAAACTGGCCTGCACGATGCTCGCGCAGCTGATCGCCGGAGAGCAGGCTCCGCAACAGCGCATCCTGCCCTGTGCGGTCAACTGGCTCGAGTCAACGAGATAG
- a CDS encoding PTS fructose transporter subunit IIC, which translates to MRLVAVCACTVGIAHTYLAKKAIEKECARRGIDCKVEAQGGLGIENELTQDEVDGADVVLHAIDVGIEGDDRFEGMRGRGRFLKVGTAEVISDASVAVDQAVALAEAAAEVETSDGVRQGIFANMGRDLLNAFNTGVSYFIPVVVIGGVFLAFSLASGQAGSSGMEVTNPFMQNLNLIGMAGISMMIPVLAAYIAYSIAGKPALAPGFVLGYLVNNPVPVGETNVSTGFLGAMIMAVVTGYFVRWMKTWRTNDTVRTIMPILIIPILTSLVLGLLYIYVLAGPLSVVMVWLTDVLGSLQGGSAVALGLVIGLMTAFDMGGPVNKTASTFTMALMTTGVYAPNGMFRVAVAVPPIACGIASLVARTKFDDADRQMGVSAIFMGCIGITEGAIPFAVKDLGRTLPGIMIGSAVGAGLAALQGIECYVPHGGFIVALATSNIPLFCLDIVIGALIGAAVLVAMKPRLQER; encoded by the coding sequence ATGAGACTTGTTGCCGTATGCGCGTGCACCGTTGGCATCGCACATACCTATCTGGCAAAGAAGGCCATCGAGAAGGAGTGCGCACGGCGCGGGATAGACTGCAAGGTGGAGGCCCAGGGCGGCCTGGGCATCGAGAACGAGCTCACGCAGGACGAGGTCGATGGGGCGGACGTCGTCCTGCATGCCATTGACGTTGGCATAGAGGGAGACGACCGCTTCGAGGGCATGCGGGGGAGGGGCCGCTTCCTCAAGGTGGGCACCGCGGAGGTCATCTCTGACGCCTCGGTCGCCGTCGACCAGGCGGTTGCCTTGGCCGAGGCGGCCGCCGAGGTCGAGACGTCCGATGGGGTACGGCAGGGCATCTTCGCCAACATGGGGCGCGACCTCCTGAACGCGTTCAACACCGGTGTGTCGTACTTCATCCCGGTCGTCGTCATCGGTGGCGTGTTCCTGGCGTTCTCGCTGGCATCGGGCCAGGCGGGCAGCTCTGGCATGGAGGTCACCAACCCCTTCATGCAGAACCTCAACCTCATCGGCATGGCGGGCATCAGCATGATGATCCCCGTGCTGGCCGCCTACATCGCCTACTCGATTGCCGGCAAGCCTGCCCTCGCCCCGGGCTTCGTCCTGGGCTACCTGGTCAACAACCCCGTGCCCGTGGGTGAGACCAACGTCTCCACGGGCTTTCTGGGCGCCATGATCATGGCCGTCGTGACGGGCTACTTCGTCCGCTGGATGAAGACGTGGAGGACGAACGACACCGTCCGCACCATCATGCCCATCCTGATCATCCCCATCCTCACCTCGCTGGTCCTTGGCCTGCTGTACATCTACGTGCTTGCGGGTCCTCTGAGCGTCGTCATGGTGTGGCTCACGGACGTGCTCGGCAGCCTGCAGGGCGGTTCGGCGGTGGCGCTCGGCCTGGTCATTGGCCTCATGACCGCGTTCGACATGGGCGGTCCCGTCAACAAGACCGCCTCCACCTTCACGATGGCACTCATGACGACGGGCGTGTACGCTCCTAACGGCATGTTCCGTGTCGCCGTCGCGGTGCCTCCCATCGCCTGTGGCATCGCCTCGCTCGTCGCGCGCACCAAGTTTGATGACGCGGATCGTCAGATGGGCGTCTCCGCCATCTTCATGGGCTGCATCGGCATCACCGAGGGCGCCATTCCCTTTGCCGTCAAGGATCTCGGGCGCACGCTTCCCGGCATCATGATTGGCTCCGCCGTCGGTGCAGGGCTGGCGGCGCTGCAGGGCATCGAATGCTACGTGCCCCACGGTGGCTTCATCGTCGCCCTCGCCACCAGCAACATCCCTCTGTTCTGCCTGGACATCGTGATTGGCGCGCTGATCGGTGCGGCAGTTCTGGTTGCCATGAAGCCAAGGCTGCAGGAACGGTGA
- a CDS encoding class II D-tagatose-bisphosphate aldolase non-catalytic subunit, whose product MPGRLSIKQAVRGMLKLQDSGDHATMIGIGPMSPNLLQAAFELARDEDFPLMFIASRNQVDMDELGAGYVNHWDQRRFAADIRKAADEVGYDGPYYLCRDHGGPWQRDEERNAHLSEDAAMEIARRSFVADMEAGFDLLMVDPTKDPYQTGKVIPLKVVLRRTVDLIDYLERYRYEHNLPEVAYEVGTEETNGGLTTTDTYEEFISQLKPELERCGCPMPTFIVGQTGTLTRLTEQVGHYNYRNARELADMAKRYGVGLKEHNADYLDDVTLLEHIPAHVTASNVAPQYGTEETRAYLKLCDVEQLLVDNNLCGDPSDLRHVLLVKAIKTERWRKWMCGGDVNLQVDDILKDEELSLQILDISGHYAFDDPEVKEELATLYRNLAAQGIDGQRFVIEHIKRPLRQHVVGLNLTGVTTRIKDVL is encoded by the coding sequence ATGCCTGGCAGGCTTTCAATCAAGCAAGCGGTGCGGGGAATGCTCAAGCTTCAGGATTCGGGTGACCATGCCACGATGATCGGCATCGGCCCCATGTCGCCCAACCTGCTGCAGGCGGCGTTCGAGCTCGCCCGCGACGAGGACTTCCCCCTGATGTTCATTGCCTCGCGCAACCAGGTGGACATGGACGAGCTGGGTGCGGGCTACGTCAACCACTGGGACCAGAGGCGCTTTGCGGCAGACATCAGGAAGGCCGCTGACGAGGTGGGCTACGATGGCCCGTACTACCTGTGTCGTGACCACGGCGGTCCGTGGCAGCGTGACGAGGAGCGCAACGCGCACCTGTCCGAGGACGCGGCCATGGAGATCGCCCGCAGGTCCTTCGTTGCCGACATGGAGGCGGGCTTCGACCTCCTGATGGTGGACCCCACCAAGGATCCCTACCAGACCGGCAAGGTCATCCCCCTAAAGGTCGTGCTGCGGCGCACCGTCGACCTCATCGACTACCTCGAGAGGTACCGTTACGAGCACAACCTGCCCGAGGTTGCCTATGAGGTGGGCACTGAGGAGACCAACGGTGGCCTGACCACGACGGACACGTACGAGGAGTTCATCTCCCAGCTCAAGCCCGAGCTCGAGAGGTGTGGCTGCCCCATGCCCACCTTCATCGTGGGACAGACGGGCACCCTCACGCGCCTGACCGAGCAGGTGGGCCACTACAACTACCGGAACGCCCGCGAGCTGGCCGACATGGCCAAGCGCTATGGCGTGGGCCTCAAGGAGCACAACGCCGACTATCTGGATGACGTGACCCTGCTCGAGCACATCCCCGCCCACGTGACCGCCTCCAACGTGGCTCCCCAGTACGGCACCGAGGAGACGCGCGCCTACCTCAAGCTCTGTGACGTGGAACAGCTGCTTGTTGACAACAACCTCTGCGGCGATCCCTCCGACCTGCGCCATGTGCTGCTGGTCAAGGCGATCAAGACGGAGCGCTGGCGCAAGTGGATGTGCGGCGGCGACGTCAACCTGCAGGTGGACGACATTCTCAAGGACGAGGAGCTGTCCCTCCAGATCCTGGACATCTCCGGCCACTATGCCTTCGATGACCCGGAGGTCAAGGAGGAGCTTGCCACGCTCTATCGGAACCTCGCGGCGCAGGGCATCGATGGCCAGCGCTTCGTGATCGAGCACATCAAGCGCCCCCTCAGGCAGCATGTCGTGGGCCTCAACCTCACGGGTGTGACCACGCGCATCAAGGACGTGCTGTAG
- a CDS encoding PTS sugar transporter subunit IIA, whose amino-acid sequence MERSVTERNVLLHQQTATGEETLRIISDYPIALAAADDAYEVYAGFLAREEVDQTDMVEGFAIPHRKTDAVKRATVIVFKNDRKLAWPSLDDESVDIAMALLVPGQEAGTKHLRLLSKTAVLLMDDGFKKLLCEGDDATFVADAINTELER is encoded by the coding sequence ATGGAACGATCCGTCACGGAACGAAACGTGCTGCTGCACCAGCAGACGGCAACCGGGGAGGAGACCCTGCGCATCATCTCGGACTACCCCATCGCCTTGGCTGCCGCCGACGACGCCTACGAGGTGTACGCCGGCTTCCTCGCGCGAGAGGAGGTCGACCAGACGGACATGGTCGAGGGGTTTGCCATTCCCCACCGCAAGACCGATGCCGTGAAGCGGGCGACGGTCATCGTCTTCAAGAACGACCGGAAGCTCGCGTGGCCCTCCCTCGACGACGAGTCCGTCGACATCGCCATGGCGCTCCTGGTCCCTGGCCAAGAGGCAGGCACGAAGCACCTGCGCCTGCTCTCGAAGACGGCGGTGCTGCTGATGGACGATGGGTTCAAGAAGCTGTTGTGCGAGGGGGATGACGCCACGTTTGTCGCTGATGCCATCAACACCGAGTTGGAGCGGTAG